A stretch of the Mycobacterium shigaense genome encodes the following:
- the thiO gene encoding glycine oxidase ThiO, with translation MPPDPPVRLLADLAVIGGGVIGLSVARRAARAGWSVLVHRTGDPGASWVAGGMLAPHSEGWPGEERLLRLGLESLRLWREGGYLDGLPAGLITARESLVVAVDQADAADLRTVADWLSQQGHPVSWESAARDVEPLLAQGIRHGFRAPTELAVDNRALLGALAADCERLGVAWAPPVHHLSEVDGDAVVIANGLDAPALWPGLPIRPVKGEVLRLRWRKGCMPLLDKVIRARVHGRQVYLVPRADGVVVGATQYEHGRDVAPVVSGVRDLLDDACAVLPALGEYELAECAAGLRPMTPDNLPLVHRLDERTFVAAGHGRSGFLLAPWTAEQIVSELAPVGAHR, from the coding sequence ATGCCGCCAGATCCTCCCGTGCGGCTGCTGGCCGACTTAGCCGTTATCGGCGGCGGGGTGATCGGGTTGTCGGTGGCGCGCCGGGCGGCGCGCGCCGGGTGGTCGGTCCTGGTGCATCGCACCGGCGATCCGGGTGCGTCCTGGGTGGCGGGCGGCATGCTGGCGCCGCACAGCGAGGGCTGGCCCGGCGAGGAGCGACTGCTGCGCCTGGGTCTGGAATCGCTGCGGCTGTGGCGCGAAGGCGGCTATCTGGACGGGCTGCCGGCCGGGCTGATCACCGCCCGCGAGTCGCTGGTGGTGGCTGTCGACCAGGCCGACGCGGCCGATCTGCGGACCGTCGCGGACTGGCTGTCGCAGCAGGGGCATCCGGTGAGTTGGGAGTCGGCGGCGCGCGACGTCGAACCGCTGCTGGCTCAGGGCATCCGGCACGGCTTCCGGGCACCGACCGAGCTCGCGGTGGACAACCGCGCGCTGCTCGGCGCGCTGGCGGCGGACTGTGAGCGTCTCGGGGTCGCCTGGGCGCCCCCGGTGCACCACCTGAGCGAGGTCGACGGCGACGCGGTGGTGATCGCCAACGGTCTCGACGCCCCGGCGCTGTGGCCCGGCCTGCCGATCCGCCCGGTCAAGGGGGAGGTGCTGCGGCTGCGCTGGCGGAAGGGTTGTATGCCTTTGCTGGACAAGGTGATCCGCGCCCGGGTGCACGGCCGGCAGGTGTACCTGGTGCCGCGCGCCGACGGGGTGGTCGTCGGTGCCACGCAGTACGAGCACGGCCGCGACGTCGCGCCGGTGGTGTCGGGCGTGCGCGACCTGCTCGACGACGCCTGCGCGGTGCTGCCCGCGCTGGGCGAGTACGAGCTGGCCGAGTGCGCCGCCGGGCTACGCCCGATGACACCCGATAACCTGCCCCTTGTGCACCGCCTGGACGAACGCACCTTCGTCGCCGCCGGCCATGGCCGGTCGGGTTTCCTGCTGGCGCCCTGGACGGCAGAACAGATCGTTTCCGAACTGGCCCCGGTGGGAGCGCACCGATGA
- the thiE gene encoding thiamine phosphate synthase, giving the protein MHQHLTRLAAARLYLCTDARRERGDLAQFADAALAGGVDIIQLRDKGSAGEERFGVLEAREELAACEILADAARRHGALFAVNDRADIARVAGADVLHLGQGDLPVDVARDIAGADTVIGLSTHDAPQLADVGSSGPGGPDYFCVGPCWPTPTKPGRAAPGLELVRAAAALGTDKPWFAIGGIDAQRLPEVLEAGARRIVVVRAITAAADPRAAAEKLTSALAAAN; this is encoded by the coding sequence GTGCACCAGCACCTGACTCGCCTTGCCGCCGCCCGGCTGTATCTGTGTACCGACGCCCGTCGTGAGCGCGGTGATCTGGCGCAGTTCGCCGACGCCGCGCTGGCCGGCGGGGTGGACATCATCCAGCTGCGCGACAAGGGATCGGCCGGCGAGGAGCGGTTCGGCGTGTTGGAAGCGCGCGAGGAGCTGGCGGCGTGCGAGATCCTGGCGGACGCGGCCCGCCGCCACGGCGCCCTGTTCGCGGTCAACGACCGCGCCGACATCGCCCGCGTGGCCGGCGCGGACGTGCTGCACCTGGGCCAGGGCGACCTGCCGGTGGACGTTGCGCGGGACATCGCGGGGGCGGACACGGTGATCGGCCTGTCCACGCACGACGCGCCGCAGTTGGCCGACGTTGGTTCTTCGGGGCCTGGGGGCCCTGATTACTTCTGCGTCGGCCCCTGCTGGCCCACCCCGACCAAACCCGGGCGGGCCGCGCCCGGCCTGGAGCTGGTCCGCGCCGCCGCCGCACTCGGCACCGACAAACCCTGGTTCGCGATCGGCGGCATCGACGCGCAACGCCTGCCCGAGGTACTCGAGGCCGGCGCCCGGCGCATTGTCGTGGTCCGCGCGATCACGGCTGCCGCGGATCCCCGGGCGGCGGCCGAAAAGCTCACATCAGCGCTTGCAGCAGCGAATTGA
- the glnX gene encoding protein kinase G-activating protein GlnX: MTVELAHPSTEPQGSRSPVEPAHPRWWFISTTPGRILTIGIVLAALGVSSAFATSTTINHRQQVLSTVLNHTEPLAFAAGRLYTTLSVADAAAATAFIAQAEPRPVRLRYEQAITDAAVAVTRASSGLTDEPLVQLLGKINAELAVYTGLIEIARTNNREGNPVGSSYLSEASGLMQSTILPDAAQLYQATSERVDTETTASTHFPAPVILVVAGTVVFGAFSHRWLARRTRRRINPGLVVGALGILVMVVWVGTALTISTTASRSAKDTAAESLRTVTNVAITAQQARADETLSLIRRGDEEMRKQSFYQRIDAMHAQIDQYMARPDAVDKPDLQGADQLLVRWRQANDRINSYISVGNYRAATQVALGSAEDDSTPAFDKLEDALGKAMSQSRTHLRNDVINARSGLSGAQVGGVVLSLGAAIAVALGLWPRLKEYR; this comes from the coding sequence GTGACGGTTGAGCTGGCGCACCCGTCGACCGAGCCGCAGGGGTCGAGGTCGCCGGTAGAACCGGCCCATCCGCGCTGGTGGTTCATTTCGACGACGCCCGGCCGGATTCTGACCATCGGCATCGTGCTCGCGGCGCTGGGCGTCTCCAGCGCGTTCGCCACCTCGACGACCATCAACCACCGGCAACAAGTGCTGTCCACCGTGCTCAACCACACCGAGCCGCTGGCATTCGCGGCCGGGCGGCTCTACACGACACTGTCGGTGGCCGACGCCGCGGCGGCCACCGCGTTCATCGCCCAGGCCGAGCCGCGGCCGGTCCGGTTGCGCTACGAGCAGGCCATCACCGACGCCGCGGTGGCGGTCACCCGGGCGTCCAGCGGGTTGACCGACGAACCGTTGGTGCAGTTGCTGGGCAAGATCAACGCGGAGCTGGCCGTCTATACCGGCCTGATCGAAATCGCGCGCACCAATAACCGGGAAGGCAACCCGGTCGGCTCGTCCTACCTGTCGGAGGCCTCGGGGCTGATGCAGTCGACGATCCTGCCCGATGCGGCGCAGCTCTACCAGGCGACGTCGGAACGCGTGGACACGGAGACGACGGCATCGACGCACTTCCCGGCGCCGGTGATCCTCGTCGTCGCGGGCACGGTCGTCTTCGGTGCGTTCTCCCATCGCTGGCTGGCGCGGCGGACCCGGCGCCGCATCAATCCCGGACTGGTGGTGGGCGCGCTCGGTATTCTCGTCATGGTGGTGTGGGTAGGAACTGCGCTGACGATTTCCACGACCGCCAGCCGCAGCGCGAAAGACACCGCGGCCGAGTCGCTCAGGACCGTGACCAACGTCGCGATCACCGCCCAGCAAGCACGAGCAGACGAGACGCTGTCGTTGATCCGGCGGGGCGACGAAGAGATGCGCAAGCAATCGTTCTACCAGCGCATCGACGCCATGCACGCCCAGATCGACCAGTACATGGCGCGCCCGGATGCCGTCGACAAGCCCGACCTGCAGGGCGCCGACCAGCTGCTGGTCCGGTGGCGCCAGGCCAACGACCGGATCAACTCCTACATTTCCGTCGGTAACTACCGGGCCGCCACCCAGGTCGCGCTGGGCAGCGCCGAAGACGACTCCACGCCCGCGTTCGACAAGCTCGAGGATGCGCTGGGCAAGGCCATGTCGCAGAGCCGCACGCACCTGCGCAACGACGTCATCAACGCGCGCAGCGGGCTGTCCGGGGCGCAGGTCGGCGGCGTGGTGCTGAGCCTGGGCGCCGCGATCGCCGTCGCCCTCGGCCTGTGGCCGCGGCTGAAGGAGTATCGATGA
- a CDS encoding serine/threonine protein kinase has protein sequence MSHINPALRATMAAALMSTIACMGTATANADANDTLAGALSKGYTSSNCKPQQPSEVQGSFNATVLAVLQCGQNSDSSGPMGGKYFLFGNSADTASSFTKLISGDTLANCGSASSPTTWHQGSNTDSAGQVACGTDSGKAEVLWTVDAKNVLAFIRASDGDTASLYKWWQANG, from the coding sequence ATGTCCCATATCAACCCCGCGCTGCGCGCCACGATGGCGGCAGCACTGATGAGCACCATCGCCTGTATGGGAACTGCCACCGCGAATGCGGATGCCAACGACACGCTTGCCGGTGCCCTGTCGAAGGGCTACACCAGCAGCAACTGCAAGCCGCAACAGCCGTCGGAGGTCCAGGGCTCCTTCAACGCCACCGTGCTCGCGGTGCTGCAATGCGGGCAGAATTCCGATTCCAGCGGCCCGATGGGCGGCAAATATTTCTTGTTCGGCAATAGCGCCGACACCGCCAGCTCGTTCACCAAGCTGATCAGCGGCGACACCCTGGCAAATTGCGGGTCGGCGTCATCGCCGACCACCTGGCACCAGGGCAGCAACACCGACTCGGCCGGACAGGTCGCGTGCGGGACGGATTCCGGTAAGGCCGAGGTCCTGTGGACCGTCGACGCCAAGAACGTGCTGGCCTTCATCCGCGCGTCCGACGGCGACACCGCGTCCCTCTACAAGTGGTGGCAGGCCAACGGCTGA
- a CDS encoding serine/threonine-protein kinase PknG encodes MSDPGKDPGKDLGKDAESPAAQQETEAEQSPGTQPPDTATGATTGRLHATQALFRPNFDDDDDDDLPHIVLGTMDTEPQDRMTVATRVLPPTRKLGGGLVEIPRVRDIDPLEALMTNPVVPESKRFCWNCGKPVGRSSSEGKGPSEGICPFCASPYPFLPQLNPGDIVAGQYEVKGCIAHGGLGWVYLAFDHNVNDRPVVLKGLVHSGDAEAQAIAMAERQFLAEVVHPQIVQIFNFVEHTDRHGDPVGYIVMEYIGGQSLKQGLKKDEKLPVAEAIAYLLEILPALSYLHSIGLVYNDLKPENIMLTEEQLELIDLGAVSRINSFGYLYGTPGFQAPEIVRTGPTIATDIYTVGRTLAALTLNLRTRNGRYADGLPDDDPLLKTYDSFGRLLRRATDPDPRRRFSSAEEMSAQMMGVLREVVAHDSGVARPGLSTIFSPSRSTFGVDLLVAHTDVYLDGQVHSEKLTAREIVTALPVPLVDPTDVAASVLQATVLSQPVQTLDSLRAARHGVLDAQGVDVSESIELPLMEVRALLDLGDVAKATRKLDDLAERVGWRWRLVWYRAVAELLTGDYDSAIKHFTEVLDTFPGELGPKLALAATGELAGRADEHKFYQTVWRTNDGVISAAFGLARSLSAEGDRIGAVRTLDEVPPASRHFTTARLTSAVTLLSGRSTTEITEEQIRDAARRVEALPATEPRVLQIRALVLGGAMDWLEDNEASTNHILGFPFTEHGLRLGVEASLRSLARVAPTQRHRYTLVDMANRVRPTSTF; translated from the coding sequence ATGTCCGACCCCGGAAAAGACCCCGGAAAAGACCTCGGAAAAGACGCCGAAAGCCCAGCGGCGCAGCAGGAAACGGAAGCCGAGCAGAGTCCGGGCACCCAACCGCCCGACACGGCCACGGGCGCGACGACGGGCCGGTTGCACGCCACGCAGGCGTTGTTCCGCCCCAATTTCGACGACGACGATGACGACGACCTGCCGCACATCGTGCTCGGCACGATGGACACCGAACCGCAGGATCGGATGACCGTCGCGACGCGGGTGTTGCCGCCGACCCGCAAGCTCGGCGGCGGGCTTGTCGAGATTCCCCGGGTGCGGGACATCGATCCGCTGGAAGCCCTGATGACCAACCCGGTGGTGCCAGAATCCAAGCGGTTCTGCTGGAACTGCGGGAAGCCGGTGGGCCGGTCGAGTTCGGAGGGCAAGGGCCCTTCGGAGGGCATTTGCCCATTCTGCGCCAGCCCGTATCCGTTTCTGCCGCAATTGAATCCGGGCGATATCGTCGCGGGGCAGTACGAGGTGAAGGGCTGCATCGCGCACGGCGGGCTGGGCTGGGTTTACCTGGCCTTCGACCACAACGTCAACGATCGCCCGGTGGTGCTCAAGGGACTGGTGCATTCCGGTGACGCCGAGGCGCAGGCCATCGCGATGGCCGAACGGCAGTTCCTGGCCGAAGTGGTTCACCCGCAGATCGTGCAGATCTTCAACTTCGTCGAGCACACCGACCGCCACGGCGACCCGGTCGGTTACATCGTCATGGAGTACATCGGTGGCCAGTCGCTCAAGCAGGGCCTGAAAAAAGACGAGAAGCTGCCGGTCGCTGAGGCCATCGCGTACCTGCTGGAAATCCTTCCGGCGCTCAGCTATTTGCACTCCATCGGCTTGGTGTACAACGACCTGAAGCCGGAAAACATCATGCTCACCGAGGAGCAGCTCGAGCTGATCGACCTGGGCGCGGTGTCGCGGATCAATTCGTTCGGCTACCTCTACGGCACACCGGGCTTTCAGGCGCCCGAGATCGTGCGCACCGGCCCGACGATCGCCACCGACATCTACACAGTGGGACGCACGCTGGCCGCGCTCACCCTAAACCTGCGCACCCGCAACGGCCGCTACGCGGACGGGCTGCCCGACGACGACCCGCTGCTGAAAACCTACGACTCCTTCGGGCGGCTGCTGCGCCGCGCCACCGACCCCGACCCGCGGCGCCGGTTCTCCTCCGCCGAGGAGATGTCTGCACAGATGATGGGCGTGTTGCGGGAGGTCGTCGCCCACGACTCCGGGGTTGCACGGCCCGGGCTGTCAACGATTTTCAGCCCCAGCCGGTCGACCTTCGGGGTGGACCTGCTGGTCGCCCACACCGACGTGTATCTCGATGGCCAGGTGCATTCGGAGAAGCTGACCGCCCGGGAAATCGTGACAGCCCTGCCGGTTCCGCTGGTCGATCCGACCGACGTCGCGGCCTCCGTGCTGCAGGCGACGGTGCTTTCCCAGCCGGTGCAGACCCTGGACTCGCTGCGCGCCGCTCGGCACGGAGTCCTGGACGCCCAAGGCGTCGACGTCTCGGAGTCGATCGAGCTGCCGCTGATGGAGGTGCGCGCCCTGCTGGATTTGGGCGACGTCGCCAAGGCCACGCGCAAACTCGACGACCTGGCCGAGCGCGTCGGCTGGCGGTGGCGGTTGGTCTGGTACCGGGCCGTCGCGGAGCTGCTCACCGGTGACTACGACTCCGCCATCAAGCATTTCACCGAGGTGCTCGACACCTTCCCCGGCGAGCTGGGCCCGAAGCTGGCGCTGGCCGCCACCGGCGAACTCGCCGGCCGCGCCGACGAGCACAAGTTCTATCAGACGGTGTGGCGCACCAACGACGGCGTCATCTCGGCCGCCTTCGGCCTGGCAAGATCCCTTTCTGCCGAGGGGGATCGCATCGGGGCGGTACGCACACTCGACGAAGTACCGCCCGCGTCGAGGCATTTCACCACGGCGCGGTTGACCAGCGCGGTGACCCTGTTGTCCGGTCGGTCGACGACCGAGATCACCGAGGAGCAGATCCGCGACGCCGCCCGGCGGGTCGAGGCGCTGCCGGCCACCGAACCCCGCGTGCTGCAGATCCGCGCGCTGGTGCTCGGCGGCGCGATGGACTGGCTCGAGGACAACGAAGCCAGTACCAACCACATCCTCGGTTTTCCGTTCACCGAGCACGGCCTGCGGCTGGGCGTCGAGGCGTCGCTGCGCAGCCTGGCCCGCGTCGCGCCGACCCAGCGCCACCGCTACACCCTGGTCGACATGGCCAACCGGGTGCGGCCGACAAGCACCTTCTAG
- a CDS encoding SGNH/GDSL hydrolase family protein, which translates to MRRYVALGSSMAAGPGIAPRAAGAPRWSGRSASNYPHLVAERCGLELTDVTFSGATTAHLLTDRQHDAPPQLSTLDGSESLVTVTIGGNDVGYVPLLIAATLPRAVRRLPLVGARISALLDPAARDRALGEVFDSLCAVGRESRRRAPQARIFFVDYLTLLPPEGIAAPPLSPADADLGRHVAAALERLTGDAAAATGCEIVRAAAASREHHAWSAQPWTTKPAKYVVSLPGRPAPLHPNAAGMRAVAELISAQL; encoded by the coding sequence ATGAGGCGCTATGTCGCGCTGGGCAGTTCGATGGCTGCCGGCCCCGGCATCGCGCCCCGGGCCGCGGGGGCGCCGCGTTGGTCGGGCCGATCGGCAAGCAACTACCCACACCTGGTCGCCGAACGTTGCGGCCTGGAGCTGACCGACGTCACCTTTTCCGGGGCGACCACCGCCCACCTGCTCACCGACCGTCAACACGATGCGCCACCGCAACTTTCGACACTGGACGGCTCCGAGAGCCTGGTCACGGTGACCATCGGCGGCAACGACGTGGGCTACGTTCCACTGCTGATTGCGGCGACGCTGCCGCGGGCGGTGCGCCGCCTGCCGCTGGTCGGCGCGCGCATCTCGGCGCTGTTGGATCCCGCGGCCCGCGACCGGGCCCTGGGTGAGGTATTCGATTCGTTGTGTGCGGTCGGTCGAGAGTCACGCCGACGCGCTCCGCAGGCGCGGATCTTCTTCGTTGACTATCTGACGCTGTTGCCGCCCGAAGGCATTGCGGCCCCGCCGCTGTCGCCAGCCGACGCGGACCTGGGCCGCCACGTCGCCGCCGCCCTGGAAAGACTCACGGGCGACGCTGCGGCGGCCACGGGCTGCGAGATCGTGCGCGCCGCGGCGGCCAGCCGGGAGCACCACGCGTGGTCGGCCCAGCCATGGACGACCAAGCCGGCCAAATACGTTGTTTCACTTCCCGGCCGGCCCGCTCCGCTGCACCCGAATGCAGCGGGCATGCGTGCCGTCGCCGAGCTGATCTCAGCTCAGCTGTGA
- a CDS encoding glutamate ABC transporter substrate-binding protein: MTPRIRRACAVLAAALTVAGCGHTESLTTATVPTLPPPTPVGMSQLAPEPPLPPDDGADNCNATASLRPFANKADADAAVADIRARGRLIVGLDIGSNLFSFRDPITGEITGFDVDIASEIARDIFGAPSHVEYRILSSDERITALQKSEVDVVVKTMTITCERRKLVNFSTVYLDANQRILAPRDSPIVKVGDLSGKRVCVARGTTSLHRIRQINPPPVVVSVVNWADCLVAMQQREIDAVSTDDSILAGLVEEDPYLHIVGPNMATQPYGIGINLDNAGLVRFVNGTLERIRLDGTWNTLYRKWLTVLGPAPVAPTPRYVD; the protein is encoded by the coding sequence ATGACGCCGCGGATTCGCCGGGCGTGCGCGGTGTTGGCCGCGGCGCTGACAGTGGCGGGGTGCGGGCACACCGAATCGCTGACGACGGCCACCGTGCCGACGCTGCCCCCGCCCACGCCGGTCGGCATGAGCCAGCTGGCGCCGGAACCCCCGCTGCCGCCGGACGACGGCGCGGACAACTGCAATGCCACCGCCAGTTTGCGCCCGTTCGCCAACAAGGCGGACGCCGACGCCGCGGTGGCCGACATCCGGGCGCGGGGCCGGCTGATCGTCGGGCTCGACATCGGCAGCAACCTGTTCAGCTTCCGCGACCCGATCACCGGCGAGATCACCGGGTTCGACGTCGACATCGCCAGTGAGATCGCGCGGGACATCTTCGGCGCCCCCTCGCACGTCGAGTACCGGATCCTGTCGAGCGACGAGCGCATCACCGCGCTGCAGAAATCCGAGGTCGACGTCGTCGTCAAGACCATGACCATCACCTGCGAGCGGCGCAAGCTGGTGAACTTCTCCACCGTCTACCTCGACGCCAACCAGCGCATCCTGGCGCCGCGGGACTCGCCGATCGTCAAGGTGGGCGACCTGTCCGGCAAGCGCGTCTGCGTGGCGCGCGGCACCACGTCGCTGCACCGGATCCGGCAGATCAACCCGCCGCCGGTCGTCGTGTCGGTGGTGAATTGGGCTGACTGCCTGGTGGCCATGCAGCAGCGCGAGATCGACGCCGTCAGCACCGACGATTCGATCCTGGCCGGGCTGGTCGAAGAGGACCCCTATCTGCATATCGTCGGCCCGAACATGGCCACCCAGCCGTACGGCATCGGGATCAACCTGGACAACGCCGGTCTGGTCCGGTTCGTCAACGGCACCCTTGAGCGGATCCGACTCGACGGCACCTGGAACACGTTGTACCGCAAGTGGTTAACAGTTCTGGGACCTGCGCCCGTCGCACCCACACCGAGGTACGTGGACTGA
- the thiS gene encoding sulfur carrier protein ThiS, with the protein MIVVVNERQVDVDAHTTVAALLDSLGFPDRGVAVAMGDAVLPRSRWATELSQFSGAPVRLEVLTAVQGG; encoded by the coding sequence ATGATCGTCGTGGTCAACGAACGGCAGGTCGACGTCGATGCGCACACCACGGTCGCGGCGCTGCTGGATTCCCTGGGCTTCCCCGACCGCGGTGTCGCGGTGGCGATGGGCGACGCCGTGCTGCCGCGATCACGCTGGGCCACGGAACTTTCACAGTTTTCCGGGGCACCCGTGCGCCTCGAGGTGCTGACGGCGGTGCAAGGTGGCTGA
- the thiG gene encoding thiazole synthase (functions in thiamine (vitamin B1) biosynthesis; in Bacillus subtilis this enzyme catalyzes the formation of thiazole from dehydroxyglycine and 1-deoxy-D-xylulose-5-phosphate and ThiS-thiocarboxylate), giving the protein MGTGGAANLAVLEEALVASGTELTTVAMRRVDAEGGTGLLDLLNRLGITPLPNTAGCRGAAEAVLTAQLAREALDTNWVKLEVIADERTLLPDAVELVRAAEQLVDDGFVVLPYTNDDPALARRLEDAGCAAVMPLGSPIGTGLGITNPHNIEMIVARAGVPVVLDAGIGTASDAALAMELGCDAVLLATAVTRASDPPAMAAAMAAAVTAGHLARRAGRIPKRFWAQASSPIR; this is encoded by the coding sequence ATGGGCACCGGGGGAGCGGCCAATCTGGCGGTCCTCGAGGAGGCGCTGGTCGCTTCGGGCACCGAATTGACCACCGTCGCGATGCGCCGGGTCGACGCCGAGGGTGGCACCGGACTGCTGGACCTGCTCAACCGGCTGGGCATCACGCCGCTGCCCAACACGGCGGGCTGCCGCGGCGCGGCCGAGGCGGTGCTCACCGCGCAGCTGGCCCGCGAGGCGCTGGACACCAACTGGGTCAAGCTCGAAGTGATCGCCGACGAACGCACTCTGTTGCCCGACGCGGTCGAATTGGTGAGGGCGGCCGAGCAATTGGTCGACGACGGTTTCGTCGTGTTGCCCTACACCAACGACGACCCGGCGCTGGCCCGCCGGCTAGAGGACGCCGGATGCGCGGCGGTGATGCCGCTGGGCTCGCCGATCGGTACCGGCCTGGGCATCACCAATCCGCACAACATCGAGATGATCGTCGCCCGGGCCGGCGTGCCCGTGGTGCTCGACGCCGGTATCGGTACGGCCAGCGATGCCGCGCTGGCGATGGAGTTAGGTTGTGATGCAGTGCTTTTGGCGACAGCCGTGACACGCGCCTCCGATCCGCCTGCGATGGCCGCCGCGATGGCCGCCGCCGTGACGGCCGGGCACCTGGCGCGCCGGGCCGGCCGAATACCCAAGCGATTCTGGGCTCAGGCCTCCAGCCCAATCCGATGA
- a CDS encoding endonuclease domain-containing protein: protein MMDLTQPFIGTEALASGKLKRHQLRMRYRAILPNVYVAKDVSPSLHQRIAAAWLWSRRRATIAGAAAAALHGVQWIPDNVPVELAYANPRAPQGVLTRRGVLKDSEIQTIAGYPVTTPERTAFDIGRRGAVHSAVTRLDALARATGFKAEDVLRVAQNHPRSPGLRSLETALELVDPGAQSPRESYLQLLLIDAGLPRPQTQIPVLGVDGMPIAYLDLGWPEHRVAVEYDGDEHRSDRRQYVKDVRRQELLEELGWTIVRVVAEDGPAVVLRRVRAALSASGVR, encoded by the coding sequence ATGATGGACTTGACACAGCCGTTCATCGGCACTGAGGCCCTGGCAAGCGGGAAGCTGAAGCGACACCAATTGCGCATGCGCTATCGCGCGATCTTGCCCAACGTCTACGTCGCCAAGGACGTTTCACCTTCGCTGCACCAGCGCATCGCGGCGGCGTGGCTGTGGTCGCGCCGCCGGGCGACGATCGCCGGTGCGGCGGCCGCCGCGCTGCATGGCGTCCAGTGGATTCCCGACAATGTTCCCGTTGAACTGGCGTACGCCAATCCGCGTGCACCGCAGGGAGTGCTGACTCGGCGCGGTGTGCTCAAAGACAGCGAGATCCAAACGATCGCCGGATACCCTGTCACCACACCGGAGCGAACTGCCTTCGATATCGGTCGGCGTGGAGCGGTGCATTCAGCGGTGACCCGGCTCGACGCGCTCGCTCGCGCAACGGGTTTTAAGGCCGAAGACGTGCTCCGGGTCGCGCAGAATCATCCACGTTCACCGGGGCTGCGAAGCTTGGAAACCGCGCTCGAGCTCGTCGACCCGGGCGCCCAGTCGCCCCGGGAAAGCTACTTGCAGCTGCTGCTCATCGATGCGGGTTTGCCTCGACCGCAGACTCAGATACCGGTGCTGGGGGTGGACGGCATGCCGATCGCGTACCTCGACCTTGGTTGGCCGGAACACCGGGTTGCAGTCGAGTACGACGGCGACGAACATCGCAGCGACCGAAGGCAATACGTCAAGGACGTTCGCCGGCAGGAGCTGCTGGAGGAGCTCGGTTGGACGATCGTCCGAGTCGTCGCCGAGGACGGTCCGGCGGTCGTACTGCGGCGCGTTCGCGCCGCGCTGTCCGCATCGGGTGTGCGGTGA
- a CDS encoding NUDIX hydrolase codes for MHGDGDGWVMSDSGAHYWGRFGAAGLLLRAPQPDGTPAVLLQHRAVWSHQGGTWGLPGGARDSHETAQETAVREAHEEAGVLAELLTVRATVVTAQVAGIAGTQWSYTTVIADAGELLQTVPNRESAEMRWVAESEVDELPLHPGFAASWHRLRTSPALVPLGHADERRQRLPRTLELETGAFVWCMPGPPLPADQAPLSPHLNSLLQALM; via the coding sequence GTGCATGGCGACGGTGACGGATGGGTGATGTCCGACAGCGGCGCCCATTACTGGGGTCGGTTCGGCGCGGCGGGCCTGCTGCTGCGGGCCCCGCAGCCCGACGGCACCCCCGCGGTGCTGCTGCAGCATCGCGCGGTGTGGAGCCATCAGGGCGGGACCTGGGGTCTGCCCGGCGGTGCCCGGGACAGCCACGAGACGGCCCAGGAAACGGCGGTGCGCGAGGCGCACGAGGAGGCCGGCGTGCTCGCCGAGCTGCTGACCGTGCGGGCGACCGTGGTCACGGCTCAGGTCGCCGGGATTGCCGGCACGCAGTGGAGCTACACCACCGTCATCGCCGATGCGGGTGAATTGCTGCAGACCGTGCCGAACCGGGAGAGCGCCGAAATGCGCTGGGTCGCCGAGAGCGAAGTGGACGAGCTGCCGCTGCATCCCGGCTTCGCCGCCAGCTGGCACCGCCTGCGCACCTCCCCGGCGCTGGTGCCGCTGGGCCATGCCGACGAACGGCGCCAGCGCCTGCCCCGAACGCTGGAGCTCGAGACCGGCGCGTTCGTCTGGTGTATGCCGGGCCCACCCCTGCCGGCGGACCAGGCGCCGCTGAGCCCGCACCTCAATTCGCTGCTGCAAGCGCTGATGTGA